In one window of Streptomyces roseofulvus DNA:
- a CDS encoding carbohydrate ABC transporter permease: MPSSVSTLTKERTEDAVPARRPPAPVRSLLRGWRDWASVAWFLVPALVLFLVFVLAPIVVAVFTGFFKWGGIGPMDDFVGFGNYTRLFEDEVFLGDLGRGLYLIVLSVTVQLPFALFTAVLLNQRLRGRAVYRMLFFAPYILSEVVTAVLFTMIFLPGSGMADHLAGLLGLEGLQGKWLADPSTVMPTLFVVMIWKYFGFHMMLFLAGLQGIPAEILEAASIDGAGAWQRFRHVTLPLLGPTIRISVFLSVIGSIQLFDLVWVMTAGGPNHSSETMAIAMFQFGFKRYQVGYASAISVVLFMISLVFSLFYQRYVLRRDLSGAVTSGGAR, from the coding sequence GTGCCTAGCTCCGTGTCCACCCTGACGAAGGAGCGGACCGAGGACGCCGTTCCGGCGCGCCGCCCGCCCGCCCCGGTCCGGTCGCTGCTGCGCGGGTGGCGGGACTGGGCCTCGGTCGCCTGGTTCCTCGTCCCGGCCCTGGTCCTCTTCCTCGTCTTCGTCCTCGCCCCGATCGTGGTCGCCGTCTTCACCGGCTTCTTCAAGTGGGGCGGGATCGGCCCCATGGACGACTTCGTCGGTTTCGGGAACTACACCCGGCTCTTCGAGGACGAGGTCTTCCTCGGCGATCTGGGCCGCGGGCTGTACCTGATCGTCCTGTCGGTCACGGTGCAGCTGCCGTTCGCGCTCTTCACCGCGGTCCTGCTCAACCAGCGGCTGCGCGGCCGGGCCGTCTACCGGATGCTGTTCTTCGCCCCGTACATCCTGTCCGAGGTCGTCACGGCGGTCCTCTTCACGATGATCTTCCTGCCCGGCTCCGGCATGGCCGACCACCTCGCCGGCCTGCTGGGCCTGGAGGGTCTGCAGGGGAAGTGGCTCGCCGACCCCTCGACGGTCATGCCGACCCTGTTCGTGGTGATGATCTGGAAGTACTTCGGCTTCCACATGATGCTCTTCCTCGCCGGACTGCAGGGCATCCCGGCCGAGATCCTGGAGGCCGCCTCCATCGACGGCGCCGGGGCCTGGCAGCGCTTCCGGCACGTGACGCTGCCGCTGCTCGGCCCGACGATCCGGATCAGCGTCTTCCTCTCGGTCATCGGCTCCATTCAGCTCTTCGACCTCGTCTGGGTCATGACCGCGGGCGGGCCCAACCACTCCTCCGAGACGATGGCGATCGCGATGTTCCAGTTCGGGTTCAAGCGCTACCAGGTCGGCTACGCCAGCGCCATCAGTGTGGTGCTGTTCATGATCAGCCTGGTCTTCTCGCTCTTCTACCAGCGCTATGTGCTCCGCCGTGACCTGAGCGGGGCCGTCACCTCGGGAGGCGCCCGGTGA
- a CDS encoding extracellular solute-binding protein, whose translation MASTLPSRRSFLALTGLTALSVSLTAACGADGSDTRAADGKVSFAWWNIATTEPGKSLFPQISSAFTSAHPNIVINTTSLENEAFKSKLTATTSSGKLPDVFQTWGGGVLRQQVDAGLVEDLTDLLDWSSELTPVSLQAYQFDGRTYGVPYDIGMVGFWYNKKLFAKAGITTPPSTWAELLDDVRKLKAAGITPIALAGKEKWPGHYYWAYLAMRVAGLPALQQAATTKDFTGEGFVQAGVHLKELVDLQPFQPAFLGAGYATPGGQAATMGNGKAAMELMGQWGPSVQKDAGADLGADLGFFPFPTVDGGAGRATEVFGGGGGFALRKGAPKEALDFLKFFVLENESKLLASNGYLPVVKGAESQLTDANKKVVAQSLVQATGFQLFLDQAYPPAVGQEVNDSVADLIAGKKTPEQVTASITEAAKSA comes from the coding sequence ATGGCCAGCACCCTCCCGAGCCGACGAAGCTTCCTGGCGCTCACGGGCTTGACCGCCCTGTCCGTCTCCCTGACCGCGGCCTGCGGAGCCGACGGGTCGGACACGCGGGCCGCCGACGGCAAGGTGTCCTTCGCCTGGTGGAACATCGCCACGACGGAGCCGGGCAAGTCCCTCTTCCCGCAAATCTCCTCGGCGTTCACGTCCGCTCACCCGAACATCGTGATCAACACGACCTCCTTGGAGAACGAGGCGTTCAAGTCCAAGCTGACCGCGACCACGTCGTCGGGGAAGCTCCCCGACGTCTTCCAGACCTGGGGCGGCGGTGTGCTGCGGCAGCAGGTCGACGCGGGGCTGGTCGAGGACCTCACCGACCTCCTCGACTGGTCGTCCGAGCTCACCCCCGTCTCCCTGCAGGCGTACCAGTTCGACGGCCGGACCTACGGAGTGCCGTACGACATCGGCATGGTCGGCTTCTGGTACAACAAGAAGCTCTTCGCCAAGGCCGGGATCACCACCCCGCCGTCCACCTGGGCCGAACTCCTCGACGACGTCAGGAAGCTGAAGGCGGCGGGCATCACCCCGATCGCCCTCGCGGGCAAGGAGAAGTGGCCGGGCCACTACTACTGGGCCTACCTCGCGATGCGCGTCGCCGGCCTCCCCGCGCTGCAACAGGCCGCCACCACCAAGGACTTCACCGGCGAGGGCTTCGTCCAGGCCGGCGTCCACCTCAAGGAGCTGGTCGACCTCCAGCCCTTCCAGCCCGCCTTCCTCGGCGCCGGCTACGCCACCCCCGGCGGGCAGGCCGCGACCATGGGCAACGGCAAGGCCGCCATGGAGCTGATGGGGCAGTGGGGCCCGTCGGTGCAGAAGGACGCGGGCGCCGACCTCGGAGCGGACCTGGGCTTCTTCCCCTTCCCGACGGTCGACGGCGGCGCCGGCCGGGCCACCGAGGTGTTCGGCGGCGGCGGCGGATTCGCCCTGCGCAAGGGAGCACCCAAGGAGGCGCTGGACTTCCTGAAGTTCTTCGTCCTGGAGAACGAGTCCAAGCTGCTGGCCTCCAACGGCTACCTGCCGGTGGTGAAGGGCGCGGAGAGCCAGCTCACCGACGCCAACAAGAAGGTGGTGGCACAGAGCCTGGTCCAGGCGACGGGCTTCCAGCTCTTCCTCGACCAGGCCTATCCGCCGGCCGTCGGCCAGGAGGTCAACGACAGCGTCGCCGACCTGATCGCGGGCAAGAAGACACCCGAGCAGGTCACCGCGTCGATCACCGAGGCTGCGAAGAGTGCCTAG
- a CDS encoding carbohydrate ABC transporter permease yields MNARRTARGLSLHTVIWLIGAFVVVPLIYAVLSGFKSTGELTSNPFGLPEEWKVGNYTGILGDGMFWRQIANSAGIAVGTTFFTVAASAMAAFVLARYAFRGRELFYGLFTIGLMFPFAVAVLPLFLMLRTFGLLDNPLGVILPQAAFGLPMTIIILRGFFRTIPAEVEEAAVMDGCGKLRFFWKILLPMARPALGTVSVLAIVASWNNFFLPLLVFNDPKWQTIPVGVQQFQGQYSTDYALVLAYIVLAMVPALAFYAVAERQLIGGLTAGATKG; encoded by the coding sequence GTGAACGCCCGCCGGACGGCACGCGGCCTCTCCCTGCACACCGTGATCTGGCTGATCGGCGCCTTCGTCGTCGTCCCGCTGATCTACGCGGTGCTCTCCGGGTTCAAGAGCACCGGCGAGCTCACGAGCAACCCGTTCGGGCTGCCGGAGGAGTGGAAGGTCGGCAACTACACGGGCATCCTCGGCGACGGGATGTTCTGGCGGCAGATCGCCAACAGCGCCGGCATCGCCGTCGGCACGACGTTCTTCACGGTGGCGGCCTCCGCGATGGCGGCGTTCGTCCTGGCCCGCTACGCCTTCCGGGGCAGGGAGTTGTTCTACGGACTGTTCACCATCGGGCTCATGTTCCCGTTCGCGGTGGCCGTCCTGCCGCTCTTCCTCATGCTGCGCACCTTCGGACTGCTCGACAACCCGCTCGGGGTGATCCTTCCGCAGGCGGCCTTCGGGCTCCCCATGACGATCATCATCCTGCGCGGCTTCTTCCGGACCATCCCGGCGGAGGTCGAGGAGGCCGCCGTCATGGACGGCTGCGGCAAGCTCCGCTTCTTCTGGAAGATCCTGCTGCCGATGGCGCGTCCGGCCCTGGGCACGGTCTCGGTCCTGGCGATCGTGGCGAGCTGGAACAACTTCTTCCTGCCGCTGCTGGTGTTCAACGACCCGAAGTGGCAGACGATCCCCGTCGGCGTCCAGCAGTTCCAGGGCCAGTACTCGACCGACTACGCGCTCGTCCTCGCCTACATCGTCCTCGCCATGGTCCCCGCCCTCGCCTTCTACGCCGTCGCCGAGCGGCAGCTGATCGGCGGCCTCACCGCCGGCGCCACCAAGGGCTGA
- a CDS encoding LacI family DNA-binding transcriptional regulator: protein MSEQRPTLAVIAAAAGVSQATVSKVINGRSDVAPSTRERIEGLLHTHNYLPPGRQGRARRSGLVDLIIGGLDSAWAVEILRGVEAECAHRTVGTVVSLVPPGEATPSSWTALPALHRSDGVILVTASVTQAQRAQVERAGAALVVIDPIDMPGNDVPSVGATNWAGGLAATEHLLELGHRRIATIGGRREMLCSQARIDGYRAALERAGIEVDRDLIRFGDFQHEGGFRCAQELLALPEPPTAVFAGSDQQAMGVYEAARQAGLSIPRDLSVVGFDDLPMCDWLSPPLTTVRQPLEEMGRVAARTLFQLLDGQSLVSPRMELSTELKVRLSTAPPHP from the coding sequence TTGAGCGAGCAGCGCCCGACCCTGGCCGTCATCGCCGCGGCGGCGGGGGTGTCCCAGGCCACCGTGTCCAAGGTGATCAACGGCCGCTCCGACGTCGCGCCCTCGACCCGCGAACGGATCGAGGGCCTTTTGCACACCCACAACTACCTGCCGCCCGGCCGACAGGGCAGAGCCCGCAGATCGGGTCTCGTCGACCTGATCATCGGCGGTCTGGACAGCGCGTGGGCGGTGGAGATCCTGCGCGGTGTCGAGGCCGAGTGCGCCCATCGGACCGTCGGCACCGTGGTGTCGCTCGTCCCGCCGGGCGAGGCGACGCCGTCCAGCTGGACCGCGCTGCCGGCCCTGCACCGCAGCGACGGCGTCATCCTCGTCACCGCCTCGGTCACCCAGGCCCAGCGCGCCCAGGTCGAACGGGCCGGTGCGGCGCTGGTCGTCATCGACCCGATCGACATGCCGGGCAACGACGTGCCGAGCGTCGGGGCGACCAACTGGGCCGGCGGCCTCGCCGCCACCGAGCACCTGCTGGAACTGGGTCACCGCAGGATCGCCACGATCGGCGGACGCAGGGAGATGCTCTGCAGCCAGGCCCGCATCGACGGGTACCGGGCGGCCCTGGAGCGGGCCGGGATCGAGGTCGACCGGGACCTCATCCGGTTCGGCGACTTCCAGCACGAGGGCGGCTTCCGGTGCGCCCAGGAGCTGCTCGCCCTCCCCGAGCCGCCGACCGCCGTCTTCGCCGGCAGCGACCAGCAGGCGATGGGCGTCTACGAGGCCGCCCGGCAGGCCGGACTGAGCATCCCGCGGGACCTCAGCGTGGTCGGCTTCGACGATCTGCCGATGTGCGACTGGCTGTCTCCCCCGCTGACGACGGTCCGCCAGCCGCTGGAGGAGATGGGCCGGGTCGCCGCCCGCACCCTGTTCCAGCTGCTGGACGGCCAGTCCCTGGTCAGCCCGCGGATGGAGCTCTCGACCGAGCTCAAGGTCAGGCTCTCCACCGCCCCGCCCCACCCCTAG